In Camelina sativa cultivar DH55 chromosome 17, Cs, whole genome shotgun sequence, the genomic stretch ttaatggCCTACAAACAATAGAGAAAggatatacaaaattaaaaatgtaaaaaatatcaggaaaaaaaaacaatggaaaaTAAGAGGAAGGAAGAAACCCCAATTGTTGAACTTTTCAATATTTTAGggtgtttattttcttaattccCTGTTTCTCACGTTTTTCTTAGAATTGCTAATGAGTTTTGTTAAATAGTTTTAGTTAGTGGATTGGATAAGTTGTTCACAGGGAGAAAACAcaaatgaaattataaaattatattcgAGTAGAAAGGtcttcaaacttttttcttaaaaaaaaagttaaaaatcaaaaggatTCATGGCGTACAGTTGTATTTGTCTTAGAGCTATATCATGAGTATTAAATCAACACACACTTGTATATTATAAAACGGGAATTATCTATGTAAAACACGTTAGGGTTTTTAATTAGGGAAAAAAATGCGGTTTTTGTCATTTATATACAGTATCTATAAAATTACTTTAAGTGtctataaacaaaataaagaagtcAGTGAAAGTGACGAGGTATTTGCCTCTTTTCAAAGTCGCCTTTACCTTATAGAATTTCGTGTTATTGTCTCTTTTGCGTTGGGCGACttgtattgtatatttgtatattcTATCAAATCAACCCAAATCATCAATTTTTCGTATTATCAAAATGGAGACACTATCACTAGACCGTCTAGGATATAGACGTATCGGTTTAACCAAAATTTAAGTATGCTTCACCCTATACCCATCCGTGTTTATtgatatgatataataattCTGATACTGTAATATACTACTAATCAGTATGAGAATACAATAATCGTTTGGGTGGCTATTAGTTAGCATGTCTTCGTGAATAATTTACGCCACATGGGCTCACATGGGACCTTTGTAATATTTTTCTCAAATATTTTAACTACCATactttgacatttttttctctctaaaatgTTGGAATATATAGCATTGATATGTAGATCCATGCataaattattgatttctttttgataTCTCCACTACCAAACTAGTCcaatactaatattttattttgtttgtctcCACTTAAGCTACAACGTGGAATAGTTTGATTAACACGTTAATTGAagattctataatttttttatacatgtaCACTTTAATAATTACGGCATAAAGCAACGTTAATTCCACGTCGAGCATCTTAATATTGCGATTAGTCAGTGAGAGTTAACTTAAATATTCCATTATCGCAAAGTCAGCTGCAACAATATTAAGATGCTTAAGTGCTTAACTTAAAAGATGGATTCAAGTATTTATTTAACATAGAATGAGTTGGAATGAAAACTGCTCTTTAGGTCTAGAAATCGAATGGACCCAATTGGTGTACAAGGTCTCCATCAAATAAACGCAAAACCGCAAAATAATTCAAACATCCGATCGGTACTCTCTCCCGACTTCTGTTAACTTTCTCCTAtcaataattaatgaaaaaaaattcagaaacgTTCGTAGAAGAAATTTATGTAAACcatcaaaatcaagaaaagtcGTAAAAGCAAAAAGAACTTAAAACAACAGTCATATACTACTACTATTCCTTTACTTTTTCATGATAAAACGTAACCTTTTACTTTTCTAGTCTTTAAACCAATTATATTTCTTATTCGAATCATAAGTAGGTtgataaaatcaataaaatacctatatttttatataatcgaATTAAAAATTCCACTTTCTGTTTATTAGCTTCTAGAAGACTTATCTCCTCTATAAAGTGGGCTACAACacactcttctctctcacaTCATTCATAATCTCATATTCCCCAATCtgaataatatttcattttctcaaaTCTTGAAAACTTTCTAAAACGATCGATGGAGCTTATTCCTGATCTTCCCGAAACCGTAGCCCGCGAGTGTCTCCTACGCAGCTCCTACCACCAGTTCCCTCTTATGGCTTCCGTTTGCAAACTCTGGCAGCGAGAAATCAGCCTCCCTGATTTTTTCCGACACCGTAAAGCTTCAGGACATAGTCAAGAGCTTCTTGTCCTGTCTCAAGCTCAAGTCGACGACCCGGTTAACAAACTCGGTTCGGGTAAAACCATCCCCACGCCCGTGTACCGGATTTCGGTTCTTGAACTTGGGTCCGGTCTTAGGAGCGAGCTGCCTCCGGTTCCAGGCCAATCCAACGGGTTGCCTCTGTTCTGTAGACTAGCCTCCGTCGGGTCGGATCTTGTTGTGTTGGGCGGGCTTGACCCGGTTACGTGGAGGACCTCTGACTCGGTCTTCGTTTTCAGCTTCTTGACGTCCACGTGGCGCGTCGGGAAGAGCATACCAGGTGGACCTCGTTCATTCTTCGCCTGCGCTTCGGATTCTGTACGGAACGTCTTCGTGGCGGGTGGACACGACGAAGACAAGAACGCGATGATGTCAGCTCTAGTGTACGACGTGGCTGAAGATAAATGGGCCTTTTTACCGGATATGGGCCGGGAGAGAGACGAATGCACGGCTGTTTTCCACGCTGGCAAATTCCACGTCATCGGTGGTTACGCCACGGAGGAGCAAGGGCAGTTTAGTAAAACAGCTGAATCGTTCGACGTCAGCACGTGGCGGTGGGGCTCGCAGGCGGACGAGTTCCTCTCTTCGGGGATGACTACGTGGCCTCCGGTTTGTGCTGCCGGTGAATACGGAGATTTGTACGCTTGTTGTCGCCGTGACCTGATGGTGATGAGAGGCGATACGTGGCATAAAGTTGGGGAGATACCTGCTGACGTGTGCAATGTGTCTTATGTGGCGGTAAGGAGGTCCGGGAAGCTGGTCGTGATCGGTTCGGCTCGGTACGGAGAACCAAGTGTAGGGTATAGTTGGGATATGAGCAATTCTCGATGGGTAAAACTGGAAAGACATGAAAAATATGAAGGTCACGTTCAAGCTGGTTGCTTCTTGGAGATGTAAAAATAACTTGAATAAGGTTCATATGTCGTTCATGCGTAATAACGTTAAAGTGGTCGGTTGGTTTTTCCATGCGTGACTGTATCAAATATTCTAAAGTGCTatagatatattaatttgtaaGCATGATTTATAGTCGACTGATTGTATAAAATTGTCATATGTGTGATGTTAATAATTCAATGTAGACATAATAAGCTTACGAGGACAAGAGTGTCGATGCGTTATGTACTTATATGTTGGTCCCATTtcgtttttggttttaaaaataccacaatCGTGTCATCTGAAGTTATGTTGCTAGTTGAAACGAAATTCCCATGAACATCAACTCAAATTGAAGTCAAAAGTATGCAACTGGATGCAATTAACGCATGACATCAGGTTAACATCTTTTGGAACATTACGTTCCAATGGTAATTATGCATCCCTCTGAAACCCATATCATTTTAAGATTCTCACTAAAACTGTATGCATTATGTACCTTTCATTCTCTCATAATTATTATGCTAAGGAAATTTGGTATACGAGACTTATGTTGGGCCAAGAATGAATTTAACTTTTACATTTTGTAAACCCACTAACAGCCCATATTTTAACAATTCTCAATAACAAACTCTGTACTATTTGTGTCTGTGTGTACGCAGAATTAATGAGGCGTGAGTCGTTCAATCTtcccaaaaagaaaatctaGAAATAGACTAGATTAGTTCTTGATGCTAGAACATTTGGTGTTTTCACTTATTGTGGTGTTttcggaattttttttgtttgggaaaCATATTGTGGAGTTTGTATTGCATCGTTAGACTGAAATTTAACAGAGAAATTCCATTTAGATTTGAGTATGGGAAATTCAGTTACCTAAGTTTGTTTTTGGCATACCAAGTGTTCAATTTAATGCCTGAGAGAGAGATCATATTCAATTCGTACATTTCATTCTAATCCGATGATTTTAATTTGTACAATTCGTACAAAAATCCAATGAATCATCGGGTTGAGATTCAATTATTGATTACATTGATGCATCTGTAATTGACAATTGATTTGAGGGTGATGATAAATTTTTCAATGACTTAGTGATGTGTGAACTTAGTGACAGAAGCTTTCACTAAGTTTATGTCTTAGTCTTACAAATACAATCATTGATCCTCTTGAGTCTTGTCGACTGATTTAGGAACTAGGAAGTTTGTTCTTGTTTAGTTCAAAGCTTGTCTCTCTGTTTGTTACTTTGTTACAATCATTGATCCTcttgtctgtttgtttgttcttgttcaATTGTtccattgattttattttcttcatcgtTTGATTCTACTTCTTGTACGGATTGTGTAGTTTCTAAGTCCATGTTATGGGTCAGTAAGTCTAGATCGAGCTCTTTCTGATTGGTTTCATTGAGGAATGTGTTTGTTAGTTTTTCCTCTTGCTATTTCCATCAGCTAAATCTATTTGGACACTGATTTCTGATTGGTTTCCGTCTATTTTTGTATATTACCTGACTTACATAGGAATTTTTGTTTGCATTAGTTTCAAATTCAATGAACTGTGATATCTTGTGCTTTCATGAGGTTTTTGTTGTTCCTTTACATTTTACAATAGTCTATCGTCTTCTCTGTTGACAAATAGATCTTGTTAGAAATTCAATTTGGCAAATTTAGAAAATCATGTAAATGTGTTGTAATGAGTCATTGAGTTAGTGTTCTTGGTTTGTATTTTGTTATGTGAACacatctttttttattgatgCATTGATTTTGTCAACATGAATTTGTAGGCATGATGGAGGACTAGAGAAAACCCATTACAAATAATATGCATCTGGCGAAGAAGTTCCCCATGTGGAAAGTTGATCCACAAGTAGAAACACTTGTTGAAGCCACGTGCTTCAAACATTTTCTGCGGTTTCACGAAGGAAAGTCTTTCACCCTAAATTTGTCACTCCTCACTGCCTTGGCATACTTCTAGGATAGAAAGGAGAGTGTATTTTCCTTCGGGATAGTAAGTCATTTTTTGTTGACTTTAGTCTCGAAGATGTTTTATACATAACTGGCCTTTCGATTGACGGGGACCCGGTATTTCTCTGTAATTACTATTACTATTTTCCTCATTACTATTTTTCTCACTATTGATTATTGTATTCTCAATTGGGATGCAGGTGACTGGAGTTGAGAATGTCTCTGCTCTTGTAATTGCACAAGAATTAAATATACTTGAAACAGAGGTGGACGCCTTATATTTCAAGAGAAAAGACGCACATAAAAATGTCCGCCTGGATCTCAATATGCTGCGAACAAGATTTGAAAAAGTTCCCGAGGGGTGTCGTGACTGTGATGCTTATCTAAAGGCTTACCTGTTGTATTTGTTAGGCACTGTCATAATGCCTAACAATACCGAAGGGATTTCTCCTATCTATTTACCTCTCCTGGGTAGAAACACAGTTAACAAGTACGCTTGGGGCGCCGCGATGGTGGGATTCCTAAAAGATTCATTGAATGACACCAAGGCTCTTCTTGATCAAAGGAAAACCGGAAGCATATCTGGGTTTGTTTATGCTATCATGGTAAGGTCTTTATTTAATGAAgttaaaattaattactttaattCATAATACATACTCACAATTCTTGTTCTATGTTACTTTATTGTAGGTGTTTGCTTTAGAAAGGTTTGCATGCGTCCGTGAGGAACTCTCTCTAACTCCTCCAGCCAAAAAAATTCCTCTTATGTTAGCCTGGATGGATGTTTTGTCCAAAGCCCCAGTGAAAGTAACCATGATAGAAACATTCCGAGATTTGCTTCAGAATATGAAGAGACATGAGGTAATACTTTATTTTAGGATATAAACTGCAAATATATTGTGATGTATTCTTCTTGTAAGTTAAATGCTTGATTATATTTATGCAGGTTGTTTGGCAGCCCTATCATGATTTTGGTGAATTATCCGATGAGTTCAAAGATCAGTTGTCGATAATCTATCTGCGGGTTCCGTGTATTTGTTTCAATGCGGTCGCCTACAACCGTCCGGACAAATGCTTTAGGCAACTCGGACTGAAGAAATCAGAGTTGCAACGTCTATCGAGAAGCAGGAGTAAACATACGAAAGTTAAGTTTAGCCAACATAAAAGACAAGATTGACGAGCTGTGCGTCCGTTTTACAGAAAAGTGAATGAAGAGTGGGATAACCGCCATAACTATTCTGTGAGGAAATCTGAAGCTCCACAGCAGgtaatttcaagtttttttccaGTAACCGCAATAAcaagtttgttttaattttacacTTTGTGATGCCATAGTATGTCCCACATACCAAGAGAGGTAGGCATTGGTGATGCCATAGTATCTGATCAGTTGTTTATTgcgttaaatttttttttttttatatagagaagTTTAAAGTTATATGTTCATTCATTTAGATAGAAGGGTATATAGACTCTTTAGCGGAAAATTAATTCATAACGTTTGCATCTTTTTACTGAAAATAACTATTAGGGAAGAGGAGATGAGTCTCAACCAGTTCCAATTCCATAATTGCTGAAAATAACTATTAGGGAATTTGGTTCAACAATTGAATTATTTCCAGTTTGTTTTTTACATCATTCTTTTGAATAACTGGCAGGGAAGAACATCTCCATCTCATGCAAGCCCAAGTCATCATATTAATGACAATAATGAGGTGATGTTATATTGTTTAACACAAACGAAAGTAGAGTGCCATAGTTTAAAGATATATTGTTTGTacatcattcttttttttaacacaagtgCCTCATGAAACACATGTGTGTTATATAATGTGTTTCTTTTACTAACAGAAGTGCCTCATGGAATCCGCTTGGtctgtgtttttcttttctgtggCTAAAACTTTGTTGATGTTGAGTCACAGCCTCATGTTGAGCCGAACCTATATGTGGAGCAGCCACAGCCACAACCTGATGATGTTGAGCAGCCACCCCAAAATTCCCCTTCTCATGAAGTAGTTGAAGAAGATCAAACTTCCCCTTTTCATGAAGAATATTATCAAACTTCCCCTTTTCATGAAGTAGTTCAAGAAGAGCGACAGTCTCGTCAAGAAGACGAGGAGGACAAAGAGgacgaagaggaggaggaggacaaaGAGGTCGAGGAGGATGTTGAGCCACAACCTGATAATGTTGAGTCACAGTCTCGTCAAAAGCGACAATCtcgtgaagaagaggaggacgaAGAGTAAGAGGAGGACGAAGAGGATGTTGAGGATGAAGAGGCGGTAGTAGAGAAGCCAACAGATAATAGGCGTAGTACTCGGGAAAAAAACCCAATAAACTATTTTTGCCTGAGTGGAAAGCGTCCAACTCCACAGAGAGGCCGAGGAAGACCACCAAAGAGAGGCCGGGGGACACCAcgaaagaagaaggaggagaccACCCAgtgaaatcagaaaaagagaGGCCGGGGAGACCACGAGAGAATACCCAGGGAAATGAGGCTTAAAACATCTCTTCTCTTCACGTTTAATGGATCATATATAAGTGAAGAATCTTGGAAGTTAGTGCTACTTAGACACTACTTAGACATGTTTTTTGGTGAATACACTTAGTTTAGGATTTGAGGATTTTAGAATCTTTGTTTTGTCTGATTGTTTAATCTGGATTTTAgtaacatttatatttgtttccatTGTTGAATCGTTTCATTGTTTAGTCTGTGTAGGatttgtttgcatttttcaatTGTTAACATATGTTTAgatactttatttttgtttccatatGCCCTTGAATTGTTAAGTCATGTTCAACATTTTGTTTCCACCATACATTCAAATATAAACTATGTATGGTGGAATGTATGGTGGAATATAAACTATGTATGGTGGAATGTATGGTGGAATATAAACTATACATAGTTTATATTTGAATGTATGGTGGAAACAAAATGTTGAACATGACTTAACAATTCAAGGGCatatggaaacaaaaataaactatctaAACATGTGTTAACAattgaaaaatgcaaacaaatACTACACAGACTAAACAATGAAACGATTCAACAatggaaacaaatataaatgttacTAAAATCCAGATTAAACAATCAGACAAAACAAAGATTCTAAAATACTCAAATCCTAAATTAAGTGTATTCACCAAAAAACATGTCACTAACATCCAAGATTCTTCACTTACATATGATCCATTAAACGTGAAGAGAAGAGATGTTTTAAGCCTCCTTTCCCTGGGTATTCTCTCGTGGTCTCCCCCGGCCTCTCTTTTCTGATTTCCTTGGGTggtctcctccttcttctttcgTGGTCTCCCCCGGCCTCTCTTTGGTGGTCTTCCTCGGCCTCTCTGTGGAGCTTGACGCTTTCCACTCGGGCAAAAATAGTATATTGGGTTTTTTTCCCGAGTACTACGCCTATTATCTGCTGGCTTCTCTACTAATGCCTCTTCGTCCTCAACATCCTCTTCGTTCTcttcgtcctcctcctcctctttgtcatcttcgtcctcctcctcctctttgtCCTCTTCGTCCTCCTCGTCTTCACGAGACTGTCGCTCTTGACGAGACTATGACTCAACATCATCAGGCTGTGGCTCAACATCCTcttcgtcctcctcctcctcttcgtcCTCCTCGTCTTCTTGACGAGACTGTCGCTCTTCTTGAACTACTTCATGTAAAAGGGACTTGTGATAATATTCTTCATGAAAAGGGGAAGTTTGATCTTCTTCAACTACTTCATGAGAAGGGGAATTTTGGGGTGGCTGCTCAACATCATCAGGTTGTGGCTGTGGCTGCTCCACATATAGGTTCGGCTCAACATGAGGCTGTGACTCAACATCAACAAAGTTTTAGccacagaaaagaaaaacacagaCCACGCGGGTTCCATGAGGCACTTCTGTTAGTAAAAGAAACACATTATATAACACACATGTGTTTCATGAGGCACTTgtgttaaagaaaaaagaatgatGTACAAACAGTATATCTTTAAACTATGGCACTCTACTTTCATTTGTGTTAAACAGTATAACATCACTTTATTACTGTCATTGATATGATGACTTGGGCTTGCATGAGATGGAGGTTGTCTTCCCTGCCAGTTATTCAAAAGAATGATGTACAAAACAAACTGGAAATAATTCAATTGTTGAACCAAATTCCCTAATAGTTATTTTCAGCAATTAGAGAATTAGAACTGGTTGAGACTCATCTCCTCTTCCCTAATAGTTATTTTCAGCAAAAAGATGCAAACGTTATGAATTAATTTTCCGCTAAAGAGTCTATACCCTTCTATCTAAATGAATGAACATATAACTTTAAacttctttatataaaaaaaaagaatttaacgCAATAAACAACTGATCAGATACTATGGCATCACCAATGCCTACCTCTCGTGGTATGTGGGACATACTATGGCATCACAAAgtgttaaattaaaacaaacttgTTGTGGCAattactggaaaaaaaaacttgaaattacCTGCTGTGGAGCTTCAGATTTCCTCACAGAATAGTTATGGCGGTTATCCCACTCTTCATTCACTTTTCTGTAAAACGGACACACAGCTCGCCAATCTTGTCCTTTATGTTGGCTGAACTTAACTTTCGTATGTTTACTCCTGCTTCTCGATAGACGTTGCAACTCTGATTTCTTCAGTCTGAGTTGCCTAAAGCATTTGTCCGGACGGTTGTAGGCGACCACATTGAAACAAATACACGGAATCCGCAGATAGATCATCGACAACTGATCTTTGAACTCATCGGATAATTCACCAAAATCATGATAGGGCTGCTAAACAACCTACGTAAATATAATCAAGCATTTAACTTACAAGAAGAATAcatcaaaatatatttgcaGTTTATATCCTAAAATAAAGTATTACCTCATGTCTCTTCATATTCTGAAGCAAATCTCGGAATGTTTCTATCCTGGTTACCTTCACTGGGGCTTTGGACAAAACATCCATCCAGGCTAACATAAGAGGACTTTTTTTGGCTGGAGGAGTTAGAGAGAGTTCCTCACGGACGCATGCAAACCTTTCTAAAGTAAACACCTACAATAAAGTAACATAGCACAAGAATTGTGAGTATGTATTATGaattaaagtaattaatttgCACTTCATTAAATAAAGACTTTACCATGATAGCATAAACAAACCCAGATCTGCTTCCGGTTTTCCTCTGATCAAGAAGAGCTTTGGTGTCATTCAATGAATCTTTTAGGAATCCCATCATCGCGGCGCCCCAAACGTACTTGTTAACTGTGTTTCTACCCAGGagtagccctgggcattcgggtactcgggtcgggttcgggtaggaaccgatcgggttcggatttTTCGGGTAGAGGAGTTTAGGTCCAATAGGATAAACAGAAAATATCGGTTCGGATTCGGTTCGGGTCTtaccgggttcgggtcggtttgggtctaaaatttcagaacctaTAAATACCCGAAAAATCGGGTATCATCCGggttcatgtttttttgtacCCGATTACCCGAAATTTAACCTGATAACCTGAATTTTACTCGATTACCCggaaattttaatgttaaatatcaaaattaaatttttaaaattaatttttttaaaaagattggttaattttttaaaaaatatagctaaacattttaatataattttggttattttgagtattttgattTAGGAAgaactaatatttttgaattttaagttgtaactttgaatagctatgttataaaaaaaaaatataactagtattttatgtatattattttatttcggGTTTGTCAGGTATCCATTCGGTTCTCGGTTCGGTTCCGGGTTCGGTTCTGGTTCTTCGGGTTTAGGAGATTAGGACCCAATAGGGTATTCTACCGGTtccgggttcggattcgggtccATATTTTCGGGTCGGTTCCGGTTCGGGTTTTCGGTTCCGGtttttttgcccaggcctaCCCAGGAGAGGTAAATAGATAGGAGAAATCCCTTCGGTATTGTTAGGCATTATGACAGTGCCTAACAAATACAGCAGGTAAGCCTTTAGATAAGCATCACAGTCACGACACCCATCGGAAACTTTTTCAAATCTTGTTCGCAGCATATTGAGATCCAGGCAGACATTTTTATGTGCATCTTTTCTCTTGAAATATAAGGCGTCCACCTCTGTTTCAAGTTTATTTAATTCTTGTGCAATTACAAGAGCAGAGACATTCTCAACTCCAGTCACCTGCATCCTAATTGAGAATACAATAATCAATAGTGAGAAAAATAGTAATGAGGAAAATAGTAATAGTAATTACAGAGATATATCGGGTCCCCGTCAATCGAAAGGCCAGTTATGTATAAAACATCTTCGAgactaaaatcaacaaaaaatgatttattatcCCGAAGGAAAATACACTCTCCTTTCTATCGTAGAAGTATGCCAAGGCAGTGAGGAGTGACAAATTTAGGGTGAAAGACTTTCCTTCGTGAAACTGCATAAAATGTTTGAAGAAAGTGGCTTCAACAAGTGTTTCTACTTGTGGATCAACTTTCCACATGGGGAACTTCTTCGCCAGATGCATATTATTTGTAATGGGTTTTCTCTGGTCCTCCATCTTGCCTACAAATTCATGTTGACAAAATCAATGCATCAATAAAAAGAGATGTGTTCACATAACGAAATACAAACCAAGAACACTAACTCAATGACTCATTACAACACATTTACAAGATTTTCTAAATTTGCCAAATTGAATTTCTAACAAGATCTATATATCAACAGAGAAGACGATAGACTATTGTAAAATGTAAAGGAACAACAAAAACCTCATGAAAGCACAAGATATCACAGTTCATTGAATTTTGAAACTAATGCAAACGAAAATTCCTATGTAAGTCAGGTAATATACAAAAATAGACGGAAACCATTCAGAAATCAGTGTCCAAATAGATTTAGCTGATGGAAATAGCAAGAGGAAAAACTAACAAACACATTCCTCAATGAAACCAATCAGAAAGAGCTCGATCTAGACTTACTGACCCATAACATGGACTTAGAAACTACACAATCCGTACAAGAAGTAGAATCAAacgatgaagaaaataaaatcaatggaACAATtgaacaagaacaaacaaacagacaagAGGATCAATGATTGTAACAAAGTAACAAACAGAGAGACAAGCTTTGAACTAAACAAGAACAAACTTCCTAGTTCCTAAATCAGTCGACAAGACTCAAGAGGATCAATGATTGTATTTGTAAGACTAAGACATAAACTTAGTGAAAGCTTCTGTCACTAAGTTCACACATCACTAAGTCATTGAAAAATTTATCATCACcctcaaatcaattttcaatTACAGATGCATCAATGTAATCAATAATTGAATCTCAATCCGATGATTCATCGGATTTTTTTACGAATTGTACAAATTAAAATCATTGGATTAGAATGAAATGTACGAATTGAGTATGATCTCTCTCTCAGGCATTAAATTGAACACTTGGTATGCCAAAAACAAACTTAGGTAACTGAATTTCCCATACTCAAATCTAAGTGGAATTTCTCTATTAAATTTCAGTCTAACGATGCAATACAAACTCCACAATATGtttcccaaacaaaaaaattccgAAAACACCACAATAAGTGAAAACACCAAATGTTCTAGCATCAAGAACTAATTATCTTAAACAGAGTAGTTCTGGGAAGATTGAACGACTCACCCATGAACGTTTTTCTGGATATTACATTTCCTATGAacgtttttttgggtttaaatacTACTAGTAGTCATTAGTCAATCCTCTCTATTCTATTCCACTCTAATAATTTTGattccaaaacttttttttttataaattttatttccaaTGGAAACTAAAAATCTCAAACCCAAGTGAAACTTCAAGTTTCCTACGAATATGCTAAAGTTTTCTACGAATATGCTAAAAATTTCGGATGCAAGAAGGAACTTGTATACTCGTAGAAGGAACTTGTTGATTCACTTGATTTGAGATAAGGCATCCTCAACCTTGAAGATTCACTTGGTTAGTGATGAGGCTTCGTCTGAGGAAGAGATTAGTCACCCCCTCCTTACGCTTCTTCATGAGACGAAGGGGGGGATGACCGTCTTCTTTTTGAGACGACGCCCCATCCACTTTGGGTGCAAGCTAAAGATTCTCAGTGCATCCCTCTGAAACCCATATCATTTATATGGGAGCTCGTGGCACGCATTGGCTTGTCCAGGTTTTGATCACGATGTTTTCTACTCAATCCCAATTCATTCTCTCATAGTGTGGATGGGGTCGGTGGCTTGGCCACCTTCAGTATAATCTTATTCGTTTGTTTCGTTTCTCTATGTGAAATATAACATTCGCTTAATATCATGCTACTAGTCCCAACACATTCATGTTTCTAATAAACCCAAACTATTTGGATCAAAGCATATACAGTATATGGTCAGATAGAGAGGCCCATTATTCAGATATGGAGGGAGGAGTGGCCTATCTCCCATGTAAAATAATCGAATAAAAAAAGTGTGTTTTGGCGGGCAATTTCTGCAAATGCCAAAGAATCTCGAATATTCCATATTATTACCTGTCATTTCCCTTTCTTTGATAAACtacgaaacaaaaaagaaacaaaaaagaggaCAAACATATGAGTTTATATCAGAAGACACAAGCTGTTACGATTTCAATTCATTAATAATGATAATTTGGTTTGTGTAACcgtagtttaaaaaaaaaaatacaaagtttctttt encodes the following:
- the LOC104755879 gene encoding F-box/kelch-repeat protein At1g15670, yielding MELIPDLPETVARECLLRSSYHQFPLMASVCKLWQREISLPDFFRHRKASGHSQELLVLSQAQVDDPVNKLGSGKTIPTPVYRISVLELGSGLRSELPPVPGQSNGLPLFCRLASVGSDLVVLGGLDPVTWRTSDSVFVFSFLTSTWRVGKSIPGGPRSFFACASDSVRNVFVAGGHDEDKNAMMSALVYDVAEDKWAFLPDMGRERDECTAVFHAGKFHVIGGYATEEQGQFSKTAESFDVSTWRWGSQADEFLSSGMTTWPPVCAAGEYGDLYACCRRDLMVMRGDTWHKVGEIPADVCNVSYVAVRRSGKLVVIGSARYGEPSVGYSWDMSNSRWVKLERHEKYEGHVQAGCFLEM